A window from Bosea sp. ANAM02 encodes these proteins:
- a CDS encoding L,D-transpeptidase family protein: MRPRQWAKLTSASALAIILGCLPLRAETPLETDATLGIPLPEQPELSLSDIAPPAPAAQAATAPAHSPDAEIVTGTVTPGSRPQDPTKQDAAAPLDITEEAVTLDIPAIEMPEADPALTPVVKSPEPVQAAPQAGPLRTVEPLVPLPEIPKVAVELPPGSEFSAAIAAALPEALTLRRLGERERNEIAAAYQANENRPFWIGAKGWNEAGKSIATQLGRAGEDGLRPNDYALPVFEASDRAKLAEADIRLSAIAVLYARDARGGRLNPRQLSKLITPTLYLPSATEVLSELAGATDAGTVLAAYNPPHEGYRRLKAKLAEMREHLDDTPLVRIPAGPPLKLGMRDERVPLVRARLGLGPSEEPVFDRSTALALTDFQKKAGLPANGILSERTLAALGKPASAQGEEDIIAQMERWRWLPPDLGTDHIMANIPEMRVRVIRSGRVVHETRAIIGKPESATPIFSHKMDHVIVNPSWYVPPSILRKEFLPGLAADPEYAAKRGYVVTRTKGGGISVRQPPGERNALGWIKFMFPNEHAVYLHDTPNRRLFARDRRALSHGCVRVENPFALADQVLGPEWTHERLKRLIGSGERRINLPQPLPIHLVYNTIVVGEDGRITRFDDVYGFHRLVRQALEQQGG, from the coding sequence ATGCGTCCTCGCCAGTGGGCGAAACTGACCTCGGCATCCGCCCTGGCTATCATCCTGGGATGCCTCCCGCTCCGCGCCGAGACCCCTCTCGAAACCGATGCGACGCTCGGCATTCCGTTGCCCGAGCAGCCGGAGCTGAGCCTGTCCGATATCGCTCCGCCGGCTCCCGCCGCGCAGGCTGCGACCGCGCCGGCTCATTCCCCCGATGCCGAGATCGTCACCGGCACGGTCACGCCCGGCAGCCGCCCGCAGGACCCGACGAAGCAGGATGCCGCCGCCCCGCTCGACATCACCGAGGAAGCGGTCACGCTCGATATTCCCGCGATCGAGATGCCGGAGGCCGACCCCGCCCTGACGCCCGTCGTCAAATCGCCGGAACCGGTCCAGGCTGCCCCGCAGGCCGGGCCGCTGCGCACCGTCGAGCCGCTGGTGCCCCTGCCGGAAATCCCGAAGGTCGCCGTCGAATTGCCGCCGGGCTCGGAATTCTCTGCCGCCATCGCGGCCGCCCTGCCGGAGGCGCTGACGCTGCGCCGCCTCGGCGAGCGCGAACGCAACGAGATCGCCGCCGCCTATCAGGCCAATGAGAACCGCCCCTTCTGGATCGGCGCCAAGGGCTGGAACGAGGCCGGAAAAAGCATCGCGACGCAGCTTGGCCGCGCCGGCGAGGATGGCTTGCGCCCGAACGACTACGCCTTGCCCGTCTTCGAGGCGAGCGACAGGGCCAAGCTCGCCGAAGCCGATATCCGCCTCTCGGCCATCGCCGTGCTCTATGCCCGCGACGCCCGCGGCGGCCGCCTCAACCCGCGCCAGCTCTCGAAGCTGATCACGCCGACGCTCTACCTGCCTTCCGCGACCGAAGTTCTCTCGGAGCTTGCCGGCGCCACCGACGCCGGCACCGTTCTCGCCGCCTATAATCCGCCGCATGAGGGCTACCGCCGCCTGAAGGCCAAGCTCGCGGAGATGCGCGAGCATCTCGACGACACGCCGCTGGTGCGCATCCCCGCCGGCCCGCCGCTCAAGCTCGGCATGCGCGATGAGCGCGTCCCGCTGGTGCGCGCCCGCCTCGGCCTCGGGCCCAGCGAGGAGCCGGTCTTCGACCGCTCGACCGCGCTGGCCTTGACCGACTTCCAGAAGAAGGCCGGCCTGCCGGCCAACGGCATCCTGAGCGAGCGTACGCTCGCCGCGCTCGGCAAGCCGGCCAGCGCCCAGGGCGAAGAGGACATCATCGCTCAGATGGAGCGCTGGCGCTGGCTGCCGCCCGATCTCGGCACCGACCACATCATGGCCAATATCCCCGAGATGCGCGTGCGCGTCATCCGCTCCGGCAGGGTTGTTCACGAGACCCGCGCCATCATCGGCAAGCCGGAATCGGCAACGCCGATCTTCTCGCACAAGATGGACCATGTCATCGTCAACCCGTCCTGGTATGTGCCGCCCTCGATCCTGAGGAAGGAGTTCCTGCCGGGCCTCGCCGCCGATCCGGAATATGCCGCCAAGCGCGGCTATGTCGTGACCCGCACCAAGGGTGGCGGCATTTCGGTGCGCCAGCCGCCGGGCGAGCGCAACGCGCTCGGCTGGATCAAGTTCATGTTCCCGAATGAACACGCGGTCTATCTGCACGACACGCCGAATCGCCGCCTCTTCGCCCGCGACAGGCGCGCGCTCAGCCATGGCTGCGTCCGCGTCGAGAACCCTTTCGCGCTGGCCGATCAGGTGCTCGGCCCGGAATGGACGCATGAGCGGCTGAAGCGCCTGATCGGCTCGGGCGAGCGCCGCATCAACCTGCCGCAACCCCTGCCGATCCACCTCGTCTACAACACCATCGTCGTCGGCGAGGACGGCCGGATCACCCGCTTCGACGACGTCTACGGATTCCACAGGCTGGTCCGGCAGGCGCTGGAGCAGCAGGGCGGCTGA
- a CDS encoding sigma-54 dependent transcriptional regulator has translation MTDTVLIVDDDPVQRRLLDAMLKRFGYDVASADNGEAALSLLGLPEGERFSAIVLDLNMPGLDGMGVLAALRERGIEIPVIVQTANGSIETVVSAMRAGAVDFVVKPVGAERLQVSLRNALKLGALEHELRHIKRRASNTLGFRDLATKSPDMARVVRLAERAAKSNIPILIEGESGVGKEVLARAIQGSSDRKGKPFVTVNCGAIPHNLVESILFGHEKGAFTGATERHLGKFVEANGGTLFLDEVGELPLDAQVKLLRAIQEGEVDPVGGKKSVRVDIRLISATNKSLLDQVKRGEFREDLYYRLNVFPITLPPLRQRREDIADLARGFLARFAAEEGRKLTGLTAEAAALITGYDWPGNVRQLENAVFRAVVLADGPELDTTEFPQIAAQMDGYEVRIPPAPAPLARSEAQGEPPPRIIQMPVRDPNALDLVAGSDMRKLDDLEREIITFALAHYRGHMSEVSRKLGIGRSTLYRKLKDYGLIESETNGDETDAA, from the coding sequence ACCGACACCGTCCTCATCGTCGACGACGATCCCGTCCAGCGCCGCCTGCTCGACGCGATGCTCAAGCGCTTCGGCTACGATGTCGCGAGCGCGGACAATGGCGAGGCCGCGCTCTCCCTGCTCGGCCTGCCCGAGGGCGAGCGTTTCAGCGCGATCGTCCTCGACCTCAACATGCCCGGTCTCGACGGCATGGGCGTGCTGGCGGCGTTGCGCGAGCGCGGGATCGAGATCCCCGTCATCGTCCAGACCGCCAACGGCTCGATCGAGACCGTCGTCTCGGCGATGCGGGCCGGCGCCGTCGATTTCGTGGTGAAGCCCGTCGGCGCCGAGCGCCTGCAGGTCTCGCTGCGTAATGCGCTGAAGCTCGGCGCGCTCGAACATGAACTGCGCCATATCAAGCGCCGCGCCTCCAACACGCTGGGCTTCCGCGATCTCGCGACCAAGAGCCCGGACATGGCCCGCGTCGTCAGGCTGGCCGAGCGCGCCGCGAAATCGAACATCCCGATCCTGATCGAAGGCGAGTCCGGCGTCGGGAAGGAGGTTCTGGCACGCGCGATCCAGGGCTCCAGCGACCGCAAGGGCAAGCCCTTCGTCACCGTGAATTGCGGCGCCATCCCGCACAATCTCGTCGAATCCATCCTCTTCGGCCATGAGAAGGGCGCCTTCACCGGCGCGACCGAGCGCCATCTGGGCAAGTTCGTCGAGGCCAATGGCGGCACGCTCTTCCTCGACGAGGTCGGCGAATTGCCGCTCGATGCGCAGGTCAAATTGCTGCGCGCCATCCAGGAAGGCGAGGTCGATCCCGTCGGCGGCAAGAAGTCTGTGCGCGTCGATATCCGCCTGATCTCGGCCACCAACAAGAGCCTGCTCGACCAGGTCAAGCGCGGCGAATTCCGCGAGGACCTCTATTACCGCCTCAACGTCTTCCCGATCACGCTGCCGCCCTTGCGCCAGCGCCGCGAGGACATCGCCGATCTCGCGCGCGGCTTCCTCGCCCGTTTCGCCGCGGAAGAAGGCCGCAAGCTCACCGGGCTCACGGCCGAGGCGGCCGCCCTGATCACCGGCTATGACTGGCCGGGCAATGTCCGCCAGTTGGAGAACGCCGTTTTTCGCGCAGTCGTGCTGGCCGACGGCCCCGAGCTCGACACCACCGAATTCCCGCAGATCGCCGCGCAGATGGACGGTTATGAGGTCCGCATTCCGCCGGCCCCCGCCCCGCTCGCCCGCTCCGAGGCTCAAGGCGAGCCGCCCCCGCGCATCATCCAGATGCCGGTGCGCGATCCCAACGCGCTCGACCTCGTCGCCGGCTCCGACATGCGCAAGCTCGACGATCTCGAACGCGAGATCATCACCTTCGCGCTCGCGCATTACCGCGGGCACATGTCCGAGGTCTCGCGCAAGCTCGGCATCGGCCGCTCGACGCTCTACCGCAAGCTCAAGGATTACGGGCTGATCGAGAGCGAAACGAACGGCGATGAAACCGACGCGGCGTGA